TCTTATGTTGTTTTGCaattgttttatgttttgttctattaataaaaaaaaacttaacaattaATAGCTTTTTCATATATTCATTGCtaactttataaaaaacaaatataccaTTTTCTATAACCATAATGCTTTCACAAACAAAAAGGGAACATCTAAGTTTAGTGTAagttcaatttattattaaatcatCATTTTGCTTTGTAGATTTTAAACTGCATTCATcgcttattttatttatttagttttttttttgttttttatcacctacattttatttagtttctattgtttaatattaaaataatcaaatacatacatatctacacATATTAATTATATAATGCATATATTCTGGGTTTTggattaaaaattcaattatatcgggaggaaacaaaaatttttgacaatacaaaattttaaattacggTTATGATCACACggctttaaatcaaaaatataccTAACAATTTTTCTAAGTATACTCTTTAGACAATCAATAAAGCCTACCGAAGTACCAGATACGACCTCTATGCACTGTAAAATTAGCAAGCTATCTAACAAGTTTAAACTTTGTCTGACATAAAGTCTAGTTAATGTCAGATATGTTTTTTAGAAAGCCTATCAATGTGCagattaaccctccgttagtcgcaatcattttaaATCGAGACTattcgcaatgtatcaaattgatatcaataaaaaaggtgcgtttgaaaataatctcttcactttttatttcgaaaacataaaaacaatattaaatgtaatgtatttaaaatagcaatacaaaaaattgcagtaaaaatattattttatcaaaaaaaaaaaaaattacaataaaaaattagttcctgtatcaaccagatcagttgcgagtaacgcaGGGTTAAATTTTAAGCTGGAGTCAATAATAATGCCAAGGCATTTGAAAGAGACAACACTCTCAATAGTCGTGTCATCAATGTTAATTGTAGGATTCtagaataatttttgtattatttaaatttacactaaGATCACTAAAGTTCATCCAATTAAGGATAACATTTAAATGATAATTAAATCTAATCtggaaattattttctattaagcCCGtactaaaaagaagaaaaataccATCCGCAAAAACATATGATTTGCACAtatcgaaataattgagtttaaaatgtttgtgttagtagacatctagaacaaaagtaatatttcaattgatcttttgatccactttgtggaagtagaatttcaccaaattttgaccacatttgaatcagttatgtagataaAAAAACTAATGGAATACAATCATTCAAATACATTAAAAACAGAATTGGACAATTTTCTAGAAAGAAAAACTTTATCTTACGATTCTTTAACTTTATTATGATATCAAAATCTAACTAACAGTTCTAATGttataaacagttttatttagatatatcaaatatatatgtatgtatatctatatcaaaaataaacgaaattctggagaactttaaattttgtataataatatCGAGCTTAAAAATATCATTTCTTATCGaaactaaattattattttagttggAATATCgaatattgtatttaaatttattttatattagaacttgtatttatgtttaatttgattttgctgTAAAGTTGTGGTAGttgtcaaattaatatatttggtAAACTGTTTAATAAAAGGGCTTGCTGCAATAACTCGATAAGCCACAAAATATAGACTcggttgttgaaaaaataaataaaaataaaatactgagaattaacaaataaaatcagTGTTCACATTAGTGTATCTTATCAAGTTATTGCAGCAAGCAGTTATATTGTATACAAGTTCTTATCAATAAGTATGAATATTAATTGTgaacgtatgaaattttaaaagtgaaATGTAACCACAGGAAGTAATAAATTAAGTTAATGATAAACAAATCagtattttaaatttccaataaatagtaaatagtttaCTAATTAGTCcaaatttttacacattttaaacatGTATTTAACCTAATagattaatataaatttcttttatcaaGTCTTCTTGAAAAAGTTCAAAATGAAAATCCAACTTGGAGGGATGCTGGTACTGCTTTTATAGCATCGGTAACACGTCTACTAGAACGATTATTGGATTATCGCAGCGTCATGCAAGGTGAAGAGAATCGGGACAAGCGCATGTCCTGCACAGTCAACTTGttgaatttctataaaaatgaaatcaatcGCAAAGAAATGTATTTGAGGTAATTcaacattattattaaaattagaaatatattttacatgtgtatatgtattaacaaaaacataacCATTTCAGATATATTTACAAATTACATGATTTACATTTACAAGCTGAAAACTATACTGAGGCAGGTTTTACTTTAAAACTATACGCCAATATGTTAGCATGGGATCGTGAGTCAATGGTGATACCTTCCAATGATACTGTAGCAGAACCGGAATGGCAacgtaaagaaaaattatatcatCAGGTAGAATTAAAATTCACATTTTCCAAATGTTTATGTTGACAATTGGCTTGTTTAATTTTAGATActcaaatattttgataaaggTAAATGTTGGGAAAAAGGTATTCCTTTATGCAAAGAATTGGCTTTGCTTTATGAGACGAGACGTTTCGATTATAATAAACTaagtgaaattttaatattagaagcgaagttttttcaaaatattttaactcaACTGCGACCAGAACCAGAATATTTTAGAGTTGGTTTTTATGGCTTAGGATTTCCATTATTCGTAAGAGTAAGTATTAGTTgtcatttaaaatgataaacttattgataatatcccattttttaatttcagaacAAACAATTCGTTTATCGTGGCTTGGAATATGAACGCATTGGTGCTTTTACACAACGCTTACAAACCGAATTTCCTACCGCACAAATTTTAACTAACAATAGTGCTCCGGACAATTCTATCTTAACTGCTTCTgaacaatatatacaaattagTTATGTTCGTCCTGTAGCAGATGCACAAGCTTTAAAAACTGCCATGGTTACAGTTCCCGAGAAAATTGCTCGTTTTTATGAAGTAAATGATGTTAGTCGCTTCATATCAGATCGTCCTATTTACAAAGGTACTGTAGATAAAGATAACGAATTTAAGTCGTTGTGGATAGAACGCACAACCCTTGATATAGCCTGTCCATTACCTGGTATATTGAGATGGTTTGAGGTGAAACATAAATCAGTGCAAGAACTGACCCCAGTCGAATTTGCTTGCGAAACTATGAACAATGTGGGCAAAGAACTGTGGGATTTAATAGTGCAATATCGTAATGATCCTAAACGTAATATAAACCCATTCTCTATGCGTTTACAGGGCATTATAGATGCAAACGTAATGGGTGGTATAAGTAAATACCAAGAGGCCTTTTTCACTGAGCAATTCCATAAATCTCCCCAAGGTCAGGGACAACAGGCCAATGTACAAAAACTAAAGGCCTTAATTTTGGAAAAGATACAAATTCTAGACCAAGCTCTCGAATTACACGGCCAACTAGCACCCGCAGGTGTGCAACCGTTGCACAATCGTTTATTGGAGAGATTTTCACAGCTGAAACAAAGTCTTTCGGGTTTGGGACGTCTAAAGAGGCAACATTCTGAAAGTATTGTTAATACTCCACTACCACCATTGCCTACAGAGAAAAGAACCATGAGTTTAGGTACCAACAGTGGACCCACCTCACTGATATCAGCCTCGAATTATTATGAACACGACGAAATATATACTAGGCCTGGTGAAACTTTAAGACCAGTCGAACCATCTAGCTATAACAATTCCTATCAAACCTTGAGCAAAGAAAATTTATGCATTGTTGGAGATACAAGAGTAGAACCTCAGAATGCCCCTCCTATACCCAATCGTCCTCGATCTCAAAACTTTAGTTCAAACATGTCATTAGATGGACCTGAAGTTCCACCCAAACGAAATATCAATTTGCCGGGATCTCCTGGTGCACCTCCTTTACCACCTAGAGGCATAACACCCGACAAACGAGCCTCAAATCCCATGATATTCAATGATTTTTCAACCGATTCGCCGGTATCAAGTATGCCACGAAGGCCACATTCCACATCACACCAACATAATCAAAAGTACGCTGTTGTCGATATCAGTTTTGATGATCCCGAAGCTGATCAGGCTCCACACTCTCTAACGCACACTCATAACTGTCATAATTCTGacttaaatcatttaaatgttacatatgctcccaatgattttaggGATTCGGGCATATCAACTGCCAGTGCACATGAATTGAATCATTTAAATAATCTAAGTGAAGAATCTTCCTCGAATTCCTTAAGTACGGTACATCATCGTGATCATTGTCGCATGTCTTCGAATGGCAGTATGGATGGTTCATATGCCGTCAACTCATTAAATATCAATCAACGGGAAAATTCAGCCAGTTCATTTGATTTGGAGGAAGTGCCCATGCCGCCACCACCGATACCTCCAAAATCATTAAACATCATAGCCACGCATGAGTCATCCATTGAATCGGGCCCATCCACACCACCATTATTAACAAATCAAGCTCAAAACGCAAATCATTCCCAtttacatcatcatcatcaccaccaTCTACATCAACAACAAAATGGCCACAATGATGGCTATGTATCACCAAAAGCCACACCTGTGGCCACTGCACACGACATCAATGAATCTCAGGGTGATGTTGGCAACACTTTTTGAGTTACAATATGTCGCTGCCATCAATCACCAACATCCACATCTAGCATAGAAGTAAACACGACTACAGAGACATCATCATCGCCCACAACCTCACCACCACCTACTAGAACCATGTTCACCGAACAGGCAGTCGTACATGCATCCCAATCACTTACATCTCTGACATTAAATACCAATACCACACAATCACCCAATCAAAATCTCACTCACCAAAGTCAATATCAGCCaccaaaacaacagcaacaagacAAATATAACTTTCATTACTctcatcatcaccatcattcTCCTCATCACTCTTCATCCTCTCAGAAAAATGCTCAGCAGCAACATCATCAACAGCACAATCACAACTATCGACGGCAAAACAAGCAAGTACATACTCTACCCTCATCTCTACCCACTTCTATGGAATCATCAATTTCGCGTCGAAATTCCATTATAGAACATTGTTCCTGTGGTCTTacatttaaaattgataaaaatacaaataacattATAACATCATCCACCTCTCTTCTAACGCTCAACACCATATACAATGAGAATCCAACATTGATTGACCAAACAAACAACCAAGGGTCCCTAACACAATCGCAAAATATATTGCAGGATGCAAAACACCATCAGCATCATCGTCAACACCAACCACAGCAACAACATCAGtacattaataaatatatcaataatcaccatcatcaacatcatGCGCACCACTGTCACCATCAGCAAACTACATCGTCAGGCGGAACAGCAGCAACTGCGACCGCTCCTGTAACAATACCACGTTACAAACCATCCGAACCACCGGAAATTCACACTCATGAGTACTTCTCACAAGAATCTCAATCCCAAGATCACACCACAACAATCACAAATACAACTGCATCATCCGCATCAATTAATGCTTTTGCATCCACACCACACTCACATGGTTGTCGTCATTCACACGTTCATGCACAAACCGATTTCTCATATGGCCAGCGATGACATGCTTAAGGAATTAAACGTCTGTCTTCAAAAAACAATAGCAAATAAGAAGATATACACTTATGATTGTACGTAAGTAAAGGTATAAACCTAGATATAAAAAGAATAATCTTTCTAAATACATATAGTACatctaaaatatctaaactcAATTGaactattaaacaaaaaacaaaatacaacagGATAATATATAATCATAAAAAGTAGGAAacgttctaaaaaaaaaatagtatattgcCATTCTATTGATAAAGTTTACAAGTCAAAGCTCGAGCTGATTCCTCCTATAATAAAAGTTTAtggaatttatatacatattttgtatctATGGATTGGATGGAAGTTATTGAAACTAAATACTTTAAAATGCTGCATTcaaaattacaacatttttctACAGACTATAAACATATTGAAAACACTCTGAAGAAAGAACACAATAAACCAAACGATATTATAACGATATGTGATAATCGTTCTCGAATCATTAACGATAGTATTTACGGACTAAAGTGTAGTAGCTTTCCTTACGATATAATTTTTCCATGAATTATGATATCTTTTTCgcttataatttccaaaaatatcgaTAGTATCTCCATGCTATAGATTTTATTCtgtattctatagaaattatttcGATAAAATAATCCGAAATCctgaaagaaaagaaaatttaacaaatgttCGCGTATTTAttcaatgaaattaaatttgattttattcagcTTTCGTATGTTGTTTGAAAAGTTTGCTTGCtagttttactattttccaatattttgtttacatttccaAAGCTAGTAAAAACTAGCATGTAATAGAACAGactgttaaattatttttctttttgaagttttttaaaatttgtatcttatTGTGCAAACGTACTAACTCcactttatatgaaaattgagattttaatacaaaacactAGAATGTTTACTTAAACaaagtttacaattattttgttgttatacTCTGGTATGCtaaattccattttattttgtaataattgcAATATTATTATATCAGCcaaatggaaacaaaaactaatttttaaaattttgtttttactttccacataaatatcactttggtgacgtgatttacaaaattagggcctaaaacTTCCTCTAAATCATATTTAATATGTAACCAAACTACATTagcagattaaaaaaatattaaaaatcaattacattagaacgttttttgtgtctcctacaaaaattgtgaaaaggGATTTATCACTTTTGcatactaagctaacgaaatgttTATGcttcctttatttattttattggaagcAAAATATTTGCTGTGCATTATAAGATGTACATACCAAGCCCATATCGTATATGGCTCATATTGTATCAATCACATATAATTTATCCTAGGATATCTCAAAAAcggatatatttattttcttttttataattattgtatGAAAATTACAAGTTGGGATTCCAATGGGTTCTAAAGTTATGGTAGTTTTTTAACCATAatcttttcttaaaatatagatatgtaatgtacttttaattaaattaaatatttttaaaaataaaactaagtcCAAATTTTGTATAACTGAATGACGCGTTCCAAAGTTATTCGATcctaaacatttatatttttttacaattgtcCGAGATCTCCAACCTTAGATGGCTATAAACTATATACGATATGGGTTTGGTTAATTCGTCCTATAATGAGCATTTAAAAGTAGAAAACTTGATTTGAATTTTAACATAATCAAGCgagtgaaaaatttaaaacttcaatTTTGGTTTGATATATTTTCATATTACCCTATGATAACAAAATAT
The nucleotide sequence above comes from Calliphora vicina chromosome 1, idCalVici1.1, whole genome shotgun sequence. Encoded proteins:
- the LOC135964065 gene encoding uncharacterized histidine-rich protein DDB_G0274557-like, with product MFTEQAVVHASQSLTSLTLNTNTTQSPNQNLTHQSQYQPPKQQQQDKYNFHYSHHHHHSPHHSSSSQKNAQQQHHQQHNHNYRRQNKQVHTLPSSLPTSMESSISRRNSIIEHCSCGLTFKIDKNTNNIITSSTSLLTLNTIYNENPTLIDQTNNQGSLTQSQNILQDAKHHQHHRQHQPQQQHQYINKYINNHHHQHHAHHCHHQQTTSSGGTAATATAPVTIPRYKPSEPPEIHTHEYFSQESQSQDHTTTITNTTASSASINAFASTPHSHGCRHSHVHAQTDFSYGQR